tgcacacacacacacacacacacacacacacagcatcatgttAGACTTGTACATTTAGATCATAGCCGCACTTTACTGACCACATTTGAAAAACCTGGTTTTGAATGACTCGATGCCAAACAGAATTCTTTTTGTCAATTCATTTTTTCCAATTCAACAGGCTTTATTGACATGAAGTTTAACGTGTCATCCAAAGCACGAgcacaaagaaagacaggaaCACAAGTCATTAGGGATtattgaaaaagagaaaagacgcAGCTACAGTTCGTGGGATCAACGGTTGCTAGTGTGTGTAGGGTTGTGTCTCGGAGCCTCACCATCTCCACGGCGTGATTGTAGATGAGCTTTTCTGCCGTGACGCTGTTGATCTCGTCCACAAAACGCTGCTTGTCAGAGAAGAAGTGGTTGAGTTTGTCGGTCAGCCGCCGGCAGAGGGAGATGCAGCTCTTGTAACGCTCATTCAGATTCTTCACCACTGAGAGAGGACGAGGAGAGGGACACATTAGTGTTTCTTTACCTGAACGTAACATTTTTGTCTCCCTATgaagtagacagacagacacagctcaCGTAAAGGGAGACGACGGCTGAAGTGTTCTCACCCTGTTTGACGGCGGTGGAAGGATTGAGCTTCGCTGATTTAATCTGAGCCTTGgccagatggagggaggaggccaGGAGCTGAGCTGCCTTCATGTAGAGCACCAACTGCTCCACCTGCCTGTGGGgggcagcacagcacagtagATAAGAGGGATGGGACAGCCTcagcactgcagcaacagcCCCGAACAAAGAGCCTCCCCACACTACATGATGTTGTCAGTCATATGAGGTTATCACGGAGCCACACTAGACTTGAGTTTTGACTTACCCCCACTCTTTGCTGAGCTGGCTGATCTGGTCCACAACCACACTGTCCTGGGGAGGGTAGAGGGAGGCGGCCGACACGCCAAGCTCCGTCCCTCCGGCTCGAACCGCCGCCATCTCCAGGACGCAGTCAGTGAACGAGAGCATCATTCGCAGGTGCATCAGGGTGTCTGTGTGCTCACGCTGAACCAGGAACAAAGGAAGAGATCACCAGTGTTTCAGCAACTGATCAAATTTCCTGAAAAAAAGCCACCAAACAAGGAAGCTCACACCCCCTCACCTCCATGAGGGTCTCCTCTGGCAGCTCAGGGGCCTCGAACGTGATGAATCCCTCCAGACTGGGAGGGGAGGTCCCATAAGGGACATAGCGCAGGCTGCTGGGTGCCCCCTCGGCCCCTGGACCAATCTGCCCACCCCCAAAACCTCCTGGAGGAGAGGTGCCCATGGCCATGCCTGGAGGGGATCCGACGTAAACCCGGCCGCTGGTGGAGCACAGGGAGCCGGCCGAGCTGTTGGAGCCCACTGAGACAAGGacggggaggagagaggatcCTGAGACAAAGACCTACAGCCCCCGCCCCCACCCTGCTCCTAACTGTTAACACCTCATCTGCTGGCGAACTGGCCGAGCTCAGGTGACGGGTCCTTACCTGAGGTGGTGCGTGGTCGTGTGCCCAGATGGCTGCAGGTAGGAGGAGTGCTGCTGTTGGGCGGTGAACCCACGGTGAAAAGGACAGTGCGGGGGCTCCCTGATCCAACCTGGACCAGCCCACTAGGACCTGCAGGGGCTTcagggaaaggaaaaaaaactataagTGCACTGTACGGAACAACAGTATCACTCCACCACTATGTTTATCCAGAACTACTTCTTATGTGGAAGAATACAGACGAGACATTGGTGACATTACCTGTGTCCATGGGTCGCTCTGTGTTCAAGCTGTCAGTGCTGCCCTGATAGGCCTGTCCACCCAGAGTGATCCTGATGGGCTGCTCAGACAGACGGCCCGTACTGACAGACCTGCAGGGAAACCACAGATGGTACGTTGTCACAGTGACAGGagtcaaagacagacacaccagTGGACTTGACATTTGACCTCCCTATTCCTTCTCCTTCAGTGTGAACAATTCTATTACATTTATAAAGGCGGCTGCACCAGTCTTGTAAACACAGTAATGAGTAAATTAAATGTCAGGAGTGATTCCTACCTGCCAAAGGTCCTGCTGGCCTCGGGGGCCGCAGGGCGTCCGGTGAGATACGGGCTGCAGTGGTGGGCACAGATATCCCGGGCATCTGCCAGCGTCTTGGTGGGCACAGGGCTGTCCGCCAGCGCCATCAAGTTACAGGACGCCTGCGTTTTGGGGATCTTGAACGGTGCCGAAATGGTCTGAACGGAAACAAATTAAACAGGGAAACTTTAACAGCTGATATTTTAGTTGATTTGACCATTTGCACACTGCACTACGCTTACCTTAGTCGGAGAGCCAATGATGGTGGGCAGCGGGGACTTCTGCAGCCAGTCTGACGTTCGGGGGGAGGAGCCCAGGAGCTTGGTGGGGGAGGAGCCGAGGTTGGCCAGTCGGCCGAGCTGAGGGGAGTGactgcaggaagaggaggaaggctgAACGGGGTCTGATAACTGCTTGTGGAGTTTCTGCCTGGTCTGGTAGACATCGGTCAGTGTGGGGGCGCTCTGGAGCCGAGCCCCCAGGAGCTGAGAGGATGGGATGGGGGAACCTAAAGAGAGCAGGGGGGTTGGATAATAATCAGTTCAAGTTAATGTCCCATAGAGTCCATAGTAATAGACAATGTATCTTTGGCTGTGAGACATGAGAGTTACGTATCCCTCTGACTTTCCATTAAAATGTCTCCTGCTCTAAAAGCTGCTGCAGGGTGTGATGCTACAAGTGGAACCGTCATGACCTTTGCATGCTACAGTTTCTTCCCAgccagaaagagaaagacagccCTTAACCTTCCACAGAGAGCCTGCGTTGGTCATAAAatctgcctgtttgtgtgactttccAAATATGGGACAAAGtactgttgtctgtctgtgtgtctgaggccTCGTTTCAGAGGGGTCGCCATGACAGCAAACCTCTTGACACGAACAGTGAAGAAGTTGTAAGACGTCTACAGTGTTAATGTAAGCGCAGCGTCAGAGACTTTTAAACAGACTGTGACTCACGGTGACTCATGCACTCGGAGAATCACAACAACAACTCCTAACTGTGACTCTACTGTCACGCTGACAGCATATATGACTGTATGTGTTCAATCAAGCATCTTTTGCAAACTGTAATCCACATGTTGCGCGTGTGGTGTGGAAGGTGGTTGCTTTGGCACTCTGCATTCGCTCAGTCTCAATGTGAGTCATTTCCATTTACTGTTTCAGCAGCCCACATTCCCCACTGGGCCATAAAAGTTTCATCTTATCTTGGGGAACGAGTCGGCACAGTTAGATGAGAGTTAACCCGGTGACGAggctctgtgggggggggcagctgaaGGTTTCTGCTGTGAACTGACCTCCTGAGGAGCTGCGGCTGCGAGGCTCGTGGCTCTGCaggtgacagcagcagtgaccgAGCTGCTCTGGGATGGTGCCcactgcaaacacaagcacacatattGGGATTGTGACGGATCTGATTCAGGGTGCTATCGAAAAGCTGATGTGCGTGTCCGGACGCGTCCTTACCGAGAGGCGAGGGGGAGTAGGGCCGGGAGCTGCCGGTGGAGAGACGCCTGCCTACTGTCTGAGGGACGTCTGCGGAGCTGGGGGACCCTGAGCCCACCTTGGGAAACCCCATAGGACTCGTGTTGGAGCGCCTCACTGTGCCGGACCtagtgaacacaaacacacatcagaacAACATAAAGTAAGTACACACAATATCCTAAGTATGGGTAAAAGTCATTCTGTTTTCATGCCCTGTCTCGTTCAACACTGACCTATGAATGACAACAACAATGGCATTTACtg
The Pempheris klunzingeri isolate RE-2024b chromosome 4, fPemKlu1.hap1, whole genome shotgun sequence genome window above contains:
- the ulk2 gene encoding serine/threonine-protein kinase ULK2 produces the protein METVGDFEYSRKDLVGHGAFAVVFKGRHRKKTDWEVAIKSINKKNLSKSQILLGKEIKILKELQHENIVALYDVQETPNSVFLVMEYCNGGDLADYLQAKGTLREDTLRVFLQQIAAAMRILNSKGIIHRDLKPQNILLSYVGRKKSNISGIRIKIADFGFARYLQSNMMAATLCGSPMYMAPEVIMSQNYDAKADLWSIGTVIYQCLVGKPPFQANSPQDLRMFYEKNKNLQPIIPRETSPPLGDLLLGLLQRNQKDRMDFDTFFSHPFLEPSSTIKKSCPVPVPSTSNTATDSSCGSSPCIRYNSPPSLPDMQTLAEDGLSSPPLGPPNFLQLSKESAGSTSSKNSSCDTDDFVLVPHISTDSYDQPMGAGRRPSSEFLMCGGQPQPTPGQTPMVSPRAETTPIPVPTQIRNYQRIKQNLSSSPTTTLYSSPRSGTVRRSNTSPMGFPKVGSGSPSSADVPQTVGRRLSTGSSRPYSPSPLVGTIPEQLGHCCCHLQSHEPRSRSSSGGSPIPSSQLLGARLQSAPTLTDVYQTRQKLHKQLSDPVQPSSSSCSHSPQLGRLANLGSSPTKLLGSSPRTSDWLQKSPLPTIIGSPTKTISAPFKIPKTQASCNLMALADSPVPTKTLADARDICAHHCSPYLTGRPAAPEASRTFGRSVSTGRLSEQPIRITLGGQAYQGSTDSLNTERPMDTAPAGPSGLVQVGSGSPRTVLFTVGSPPNSSTPPTCSHLGTRPRTTSVGSNSSAGSLCSTSGRVYVGSPPGMAMGTSPPGGFGGGQIGPGAEGAPSSLRYVPYGTSPPSLEGFITFEAPELPEETLMEREHTDTLMHLRMMLSFTDCVLEMAAVRAGGTELGVSAASLYPPQDSVVVDQISQLSKEWGQVEQLVLYMKAAQLLASSLHLAKAQIKSAKLNPSTAVKQVVKNLNERYKSCISLCRRLTDKLNHFFSDKQRFVDEINSVTAEKLIYNHAVEMVQSAALDEMFKQTEDIAYRYSKAAMLLDGLSKILQDPNDIENVVKYKASVDRRISALCYCTVTLYE